The genomic DNA AGTCACTGCCCCTGTCCAATGCCGTCACTGTGAGGATGCCCCCTGCGCCAACGCTTGTCCGAACGGCTCCATTACGAACGCGGACGGTTCCATTCTCATTAACAGCGAGAGCTGCATCGGCTGTAAAACCTGTATGATTGCCTGTCCATACGGCGCCATCACCATGGTACCCGAATATCGGGACGGGCGGGCTGTAGTTCAGCATGGACTATATACCAATGTATCAGGACGTTTGCAACCCAAAGAACGAATGATTGCCAGTAAATGTGATCTGTGTGAAGGCGTAGAGGGTGGTCCCGCCTGCATTGGAAAATGCCCAACACGTGCCCTCAAGCTGGTTGAGCCGGATCTGGTTCAGGCTCGTGTTGAGGAAAAACGAGCTGCGAGCGCACGTCAGTTACTGCATATGACACGCATTCCGGCAACGGGTCTATGACATGACCGAAGCCTTTCCTCTGCAAAAGGATACGCGAACCGAGCAGGATGCGCTAGGGGAAATGGAGATTCCCGCCAATGCCTGTTACGGCATTCATACGGCACGTGCGATGAACAACTTTGCGGTCAGCGGCAGACCTGTAAACCGGAAGCTGATTCACGCTTTCGTCCTGGTG from Paenibacillus sp. FSL R10-2782 includes the following:
- a CDS encoding 4Fe-4S dicluster domain-containing protein, with translation MNRFVLADPDQCIGCRTCEIACVIAHSAGNPFISPDDEFHFHPRLKVIKSFGVTAPVQCRHCEDAPCANACPNGSITNADGSILINSESCIGCKTCMIACPYGAITMVPEYRDGRAVVQHGLYTNVSGRLQPKERMIASKCDLCEGVEGGPACIGKCPTRALKLVEPDLVQARVEEKRAASARQLLHMTRIPATGL